One segment of Alnus glutinosa chromosome 2, dhAlnGlut1.1, whole genome shotgun sequence DNA contains the following:
- the LOC133859747 gene encoding thioredoxin H2 produces the protein MGSFLSSLLGVGATNEAAPSASEGPGIMSFHSSARWQLHFNSSKESSQLTVIDFAAAWCGPCKFMEPAVHGMATKFSDVVFAKIDVDELPDVAQEFQVQAMPTFVLVKKGKEVDRVVGAKKDELEKKIEKHRALQASS, from the exons atgggatCTTTCCTCTCAAGCTTGCTTGGAGTGGGCGCGACGAACGAGGCGGCTCCGTCGGCTTCGGAGGGTCCCGGGATCATGTCGTTCCACTCCTCCGCCCGATGGCAGCTCCACTTCAACAGCTCCAAAGAATCCTCCCAACTC ACGGTGATTGATTTCGCTGCTGCCTGGTGTGGGCCGTGCAAGTTCATGGAGCCCGCCGTGCACGGCATGGCCACCAAGTTCTCCGACGTCGTCTTCGCCAAGATCGATGTCGATGAATTACCT GATGTGGCGCAGGAGTTTCAGGTGCAGGCGATGCCCACGTTTGTGTTGGTGAAGAAGGGGAAGGAGGTGGACAGGGTGGTTGGGGCCAAGAAGGATGAGCTTGAGAAGAAGATTGAGAAGCACAGAGCTCTCCAGGCCTCTTCTTGA
- the LOC133860578 gene encoding protein NRT1/ PTR FAMILY 2.11-like, producing MEREEENIVPTDEPEIKHAGVKAIAFIIGNEAFEKLGTIGTSSNLILYLNNVFHMKKVTAATLINIFNGTTNMAPLLGAFLSDSYFGRYKTLAFASMSSLLGMTGLMLTAAISKLHPPHCEKNHNSTCVGPTAWQLAFLLAGFSLLVVGAGGIRPCNLAFGADQFNPRTESGKRAINSFFNWYYFTFTFAVIISVTFITYVQNRNWAIGLAIPACLMFISCALFFLGSRFYVKVKPQGSPLVSVVQVVVAATRKRQLKLPENRAFNLFNYMPNTSNNSKLPCTDQFGFLDKAAILTPEDQVNSDGSASNPWKLCSIQQVEELKCIARVIPIWASGIVFHVAIVQQQTYAVYQASQSDRRLSKSSFKVPEASYAVFAMLTLAMWIPIYDRVVVPFLQKLTGKEGGITILQRIGIGIVLSVLTMVVSGLVEERRRTSPLTMPKQSSMSGLWLIPQLALAGLCEAFNAIGQIELYYKEFPENMRSIAGSFLFCGMACSNYLSGFLVYVVHRISLRARTGDWLPEDLNEGRLDYFYYMIAALGVLNFGYFLVCARWYRYKGDLEEC from the exons atggagagagaggaggagaatATTGTTCCAACTGATGAGCCTGAGATCAAGCACGCAGGAGTTAAAGCCATAGCCTTTATCATTG GGAACGAGGCATTTGAGAAGCTTGGAACAATTGGAACTTCATCAAACCTCATCCTTTATCTGAACAATGTCTTCCACATGAAGAAAGTGACAGCTGCAACACTCATTAACATCTTCAATGGCACCACAAACATGGCACCCTTGCTGGGTGCCTTCCTCTCCGATTCTTACTTTGGACGTTACAAGACCTTGGCCTTTGCTTCCATGTCCTCTCTTTTG GGGATGACAGGACTAATGTTAACAGCGGCAATCTCCAAACTGCACCCTCCACATTGTGAGAAAAACCATAATAGCACATGTGTCGGGCCAACGGCTTGGCAATTGGCCTTCTTGCTAGCCGGATTCAGCCTCCTAGTTGTCGGAGCTGGAGGTATCCGTCCATGTAACCTAGCCTTTGGTGCTGACCAGTTCAATCCGAGGACCGAATCCGGCAAAAGGGCCATTAACAGTTTCTTCAATTGGTATTATTTTACCTTCACCTTTGCCGTGATTATATCAGTAACGTTCATCACCTATGTGCAGAACAGGAACTGGGCTATTGGGTTAGCCATTCCTGCGTGCCTTATGTTCATTTCATGTGCATTGTTTTTCTTGGGGTCAAGATTTTACGTTAAAGTAAAACCCCAGGGAAGCCCCCTTGTTAGTGTGGTACAAGTGGTGGTGGCTGCCACTAGGAAGCGTCAGTTAAAGCTGCCTGAAAACAGGGCATTTAACCTTTTCAACTACATGCCCAACACTTCCAACAACTCCAAACTACCCTGCACCGATCAATTTGG GTTCCTTGACAAGGCTGCAATCCTTACACCAGAAGACCAAGTTAATTCTGATGGATCGGCTTCCAACCCATGGAAGCTTTGCAGCATACAACAAGTAGAAGAATTGAAATGCATAGCAAGAGTAATTCCCATTTGGGCATCAGGGATAGTCTTCCACGTTGCTATAGTCCAACAGCAAACCTATGCGGTTTACCAAGCTTCTCAGTCCGACAGACGCCTCAGCAAAAGCAGCTTCAAGGTGCCTGAAGCATCTTATGCAGTCTTTGCCATGCTAACCCTTGCTATGTGGATTCCAATCTATGACCGAGTCGTGGTTCCTTTCCTCCAAAAGCTGACTGGCAAAGAAGGTGGCATCACGATTCTCCAAAGAATTGGCATTGGAATTGTGCTCTCAGTTTTGACTATGGTTGTTTCTGGTTTGGTTGAAGAGCGGAGAAGAACCTCACCTCTTACTATGCCAAAACAATCATCTATGTCTGGCTTATGGCTAATCCCTCAACTTGCACTTGCTGGGCTATGCGAGGCTTTCAACGCCATTGGCCAAATTGAACTTTATTATAAGGAGTTTCCAGAGAACATGAGGAGCATTGCTGGGTCTTTCTTATTTTGTGGCATGGCCTGCTCCAATTATCTAAGTGGTTTTCTGGTTTATGTGGTTCATAGAATCAGCTTGAGAGCTCGGACTGGAGATTGGTTGCCAGAGGATCTTAACGAAGGGAGATTGGATTACTTCTATTACATGATTGCTGCTCTGGGTGTCCTCAACTTTGGATACTTTTTGGTGTGTGCCAGGTGGTATAGATATAAAGGGGATTTAGAAGAATGTTAA